In Hasllibacter sp. MH4015, the following proteins share a genomic window:
- a CDS encoding bifunctional allantoicase/(S)-ureidoglycine aminohydrolase, whose product MTERRTYFAPQGGLAPQTQVLTDRAVFTESYAVIPKGVMQDIVTSAFPFWDDTRAWVLARPMTGFAETFAQYVMDVAPGGGSDRPEPDETVQAGIFVMEGEVEITLGDSARTLTPGGYAYLPAGSGWSLRNRTSGHAKFHWIRKRYQPVEGLDRPEPVFTHDDDVDPVPMPDTDGVWSTTRFVDPSDLRHDMHVNVVTFQPGGVIPFAETHVMEHGIYVLEGKAVYRLNQDWVEVEAGDFMWLRAFCPQACYAGGPGPFRYLLYKDVNRHPAMHL is encoded by the coding sequence ATGACCGAACGCCGCACATATTTTGCGCCCCAGGGCGGGCTTGCACCACAGACGCAGGTGCTGACCGATCGGGCCGTGTTCACCGAAAGCTACGCGGTGATACCCAAGGGGGTGATGCAGGATATCGTCACCAGCGCCTTCCCCTTCTGGGATGACACCCGAGCCTGGGTCCTGGCCCGGCCCATGACCGGCTTTGCGGAAACCTTCGCACAATATGTGATGGACGTGGCACCGGGTGGCGGATCGGACAGGCCAGAGCCCGATGAGACGGTTCAGGCCGGGATCTTCGTGATGGAAGGCGAGGTCGAGATTACCCTTGGCGACAGCGCCCGTACCCTGACCCCCGGTGGCTATGCCTATCTTCCTGCCGGCAGCGGTTGGAGCCTGCGTAATCGGACGTCGGGCCACGCAAAGTTCCATTGGATCCGCAAACGTTACCAACCCGTGGAAGGGTTGGACCGCCCCGAGCCGGTCTTCACCCATGACGATGACGTGGACCCTGTGCCGATGCCGGACACGGACGGCGTCTGGTCCACAACCCGCTTTGTCGACCCCAGCGATTTGCGCCACGACATGCACGTCAATGTCGTGACCTTTCAGCCGGGTGGTGTGATCCCGTTCGCGGAAACCCACGTGATGGAACACGGGATTTACGTGCTGGAAGGCAAGGCCGTCTATCGCCTCAACCAGGATTGGGTGGAGGTTGAGGCGGGAGATTTCATGTGGCTGCGCGCCTTCTGCCCGCAGGCCTGTTATGCCGGGGGGCCGGGGCCGTTCCGCTACCTGCTCTACAAGGACGTCAACCGGCATCCGGCGATGCACCTATGA
- the puuE gene encoding allantoinase PuuE: protein MKRYDRDMSGYGSTPPAAEWPGGAKIALQFVLNYEEGGENCILHGDAASEAFLSEIVGAAAWPGQRHWNMESIYEYGARAGFWRLHNLFTSRDLPLTVYGVATALARSPEQVAAMNAAGWEIASHGLKWIEYKDFTPEDERGHIVQAKALHEAVTGQAPRGWYTGRCSENTVRLIAEDGSFDYVSDSYADDLPYWIDVADRPQLVIPYTLDANDMRFATPQGFNTGDHFFAYLKDSFDTLYAEGQAGAPKMMSVGMHCRLLGRPGRAAALARFLDYVQGHDDVWVARRIDIAEHWMKTHPYKAPDLRPSRMSKDDFVAAFGSIFEHSPWIAERVFDGELGPAHDSATGIHAALTVQFRLASEEGRLGVLNAHPDLAGKLAQAKRLTAESTSEQSSAGLDALTDAERQTFTDLNTQYVAQFGFPFIIAVRDHDKASILSAFHERLTHSRDAEFAEACHQVERIALHRLRDLFAQ, encoded by the coding sequence TTGAAACGATATGACCGCGATATGTCCGGATATGGGTCGACCCCGCCGGCGGCTGAATGGCCCGGTGGCGCGAAGATCGCCCTCCAATTCGTCCTCAATTACGAGGAGGGGGGTGAGAATTGCATCCTCCACGGCGATGCCGCATCCGAGGCGTTCCTGTCCGAGATCGTCGGAGCCGCCGCTTGGCCCGGGCAACGGCACTGGAATATGGAGTCGATCTATGAATACGGCGCGCGGGCCGGGTTCTGGCGGTTGCATAACCTGTTCACATCCCGCGACCTACCGCTGACGGTCTATGGCGTGGCGACAGCCTTGGCCCGATCGCCGGAGCAGGTGGCCGCAATGAATGCCGCGGGGTGGGAGATTGCGAGCCACGGTCTGAAATGGATCGAGTACAAGGACTTCACCCCGGAGGACGAGCGCGGCCACATCGTGCAGGCCAAGGCGCTGCACGAGGCCGTCACGGGGCAGGCGCCGCGCGGGTGGTATACGGGGCGGTGCTCCGAAAACACGGTGCGGCTGATCGCGGAAGACGGCAGTTTCGACTATGTTTCCGACAGCTATGCCGATGATCTGCCCTATTGGATCGACGTGGCCGACCGCCCGCAGCTGGTGATCCCCTACACGCTCGACGCCAACGACATGCGCTTCGCCACGCCGCAGGGGTTCAACACCGGCGATCATTTCTTTGCCTATCTCAAGGACAGCTTCGACACGCTCTATGCGGAAGGGCAGGCAGGCGCGCCCAAGATGATGAGCGTTGGGATGCATTGCCGCCTTCTGGGACGCCCCGGCAGGGCGGCGGCGCTGGCACGGTTCCTCGACTATGTGCAGGGCCATGACGACGTCTGGGTCGCGCGCCGGATCGACATTGCGGAGCATTGGATGAAAACGCATCCCTACAAGGCGCCGGACCTGCGCCCGTCCCGCATGTCGAAAGATGATTTCGTGGCCGCGTTCGGCAGCATCTTCGAGCATTCTCCGTGGATCGCCGAGCGCGTCTTTGACGGGGAGCTTGGGCCCGCCCATGACAGCGCCACCGGCATCCATGCCGCCCTTACCGTGCAATTCCGGCTGGCGAGTGAAGAGGGGCGGCTGGGCGTGTTGAACGCACACCCGGATCTTGCAGGCAAGCTGGCGCAGGCCAAGCGGCTGACGGCGGAATCGACGTCCGAGCAATCGTCGGCCGGGTTGGATGCATTGACCGATGCCGAACGCCAGACCTTCACGGACCTCAACACGCAATATGTGGCGCAGTTCGGCTTTCCCTTCATCATCGCCGTACGCGACCATGACAAGGCCAGCATCCTGTCGGCCTTTCACGAGCGCCTGACCCATTCCCGCGACGCAGAATTCGCCGAGGCCTGTCACCAGGTCGAACGGATCGCGCTTCACCGATTGAGGGATTTGTTCGCACAATGA
- the uraH gene encoding hydroxyisourate hydrolase, protein MAGYLTTHVLDTARGCPAAGLKIMLYKLSGNSHRKLLEVVTNDDGRTNAPILPAESFETGSYELVFCAGDYLRATGQAGDDPLFLDEIPIRFGMSDAEAHYHVPLLLSPFSYGTYRGS, encoded by the coding sequence ATGGCGGGATATCTGACAACACATGTTCTGGACACGGCCCGGGGTTGCCCGGCGGCAGGGCTGAAAATCATGCTCTACAAGCTGTCCGGCAATTCCCATCGCAAGCTTCTGGAGGTCGTGACCAACGATGACGGGCGCACCAATGCCCCGATCCTGCCTGCGGAGAGCTTTGAGACTGGTTCGTATGAACTGGTCTTCTGTGCGGGCGATTACCTGCGCGCCACGGGTCAGGCCGGGGATGATCCATTGTTCCTCGACGAAATACCGATCCGCTTCGGCATGTCTGACGCGGAGGCCCATTACCACGTGCCGCTGCTGTTGAGCCCCTTCAGCTACGGCACCTATCGCGGCAGCTAG
- a CDS encoding LysR family transcriptional regulator — translation MTNINNIRMFTRVYELENMSAAARDLRVSAAVASSRIGELEKRLGIRLFTRTTRSIQPTEQGRIFYPKAIKVLEALEEAEAAVHEITLNPRGSIFVSAPLGIGRRLIAPNVALFHEKYPDVHTRLRLSDRALDLMGEGLDVAFVVGNPPDSGLRIKPIAEFPRVLCAAPSYIERRGMPVDGSDLINDNHACLLLRFPGSTEFRWTLSTSDGYEKFDVTGPFACDDGDVLTAWALDGRGIINKPLFEVEDHLASGELVAVCEASNPLPAQLAVLYPHKKNQDPKSRFFIDFMSERLKAALA, via the coding sequence ATGACCAACATCAACAATATCCGCATGTTCACCCGCGTCTATGAATTGGAGAACATGTCTGCCGCCGCCCGTGATCTGCGCGTCTCCGCCGCCGTGGCGTCATCGCGGATCGGGGAATTGGAGAAGCGTTTGGGGATTCGCCTGTTCACCCGGACCACGCGGTCGATCCAGCCGACGGAACAAGGGCGCATCTTCTATCCCAAGGCGATCAAGGTGCTGGAGGCGCTGGAAGAAGCCGAGGCCGCCGTGCACGAGATCACGCTGAACCCGCGCGGGTCGATCTTTGTCTCGGCCCCGCTGGGGATCGGGCGGCGGCTGATCGCGCCGAACGTGGCCCTGTTCCACGAGAAGTACCCCGATGTTCACACCCGCCTTCGTCTGTCGGACCGCGCGCTGGACCTGATGGGCGAAGGGCTCGACGTGGCCTTTGTCGTCGGGAACCCGCCGGATTCCGGGCTGCGGATCAAGCCGATCGCCGAGTTTCCCCGCGTTCTATGCGCCGCGCCGTCCTATATCGAGCGGCGGGGCATGCCGGTGGATGGCAGCGACCTGATCAATGACAATCACGCGTGCCTTCTGTTGCGCTTTCCCGGGTCCACCGAGTTCAGATGGACCCTCAGCACCAGCGATGGCTACGAGAAATTCGACGTCACGGGGCCGTTTGCCTGCGACGACGGGGATGTGTTGACGGCTTGGGCCTTGGATGGGCGCGGGATCATCAACAAGCCGCTTTTCGAGGTGGAGGATCATCTGGCATCCGGCGAATTGGTCGCCGTCTGCGAGGCCTCCAACCCCCTGCCCGCACAACTTGCAGTCCTTTACCCGCACAAGAAGAACCAAGACCCGAAAAGCCGGTTCTTCATCGACTTCATGTCCGAACGGCTGAAAGCCGCATTGGCCTAG
- a CDS encoding urate hydroxylase PuuD, with the protein MYDLAVFTDWLAFAVRWLHVITAMAWIGASFYFIALDLMLKPADDLPEGATGEEWEVHGGGFYNTVKYNVAPARLPEHLTWHKWQSYWTWLSGAALLMLVYWGGAEMFLIDYDKIELSAFQAILISGGSLAIGWVLYDFLCKSPLGDRPTLLMLLLFVILVVMAWGYNQVFTGRAALLHLGAFTATIMTANVFFIIMPNQRIVVKDLKEGRVPDAKYGKIAKLRSTHNNYLTLPVIFLMLSNHYPLSFATDYSWIIASLVFLLGVLIRHYFNSMHSGKGRPHWTWGASAVIFVIIMWLSSAPMFRDYDWQAEVVVPDALEYVTASADFDDVRNTVLGRCSMCHNAEPVWPGVNWPPRDVRLDDDAQIALNARSIYLHSGLSNAMPPGNITGMTDEERIQIIRWYRGLNRDIAAAD; encoded by the coding sequence ATGTATGATCTAGCCGTATTCACAGATTGGTTGGCGTTTGCCGTGCGGTGGCTGCACGTCATCACGGCGATGGCGTGGATTGGCGCGTCGTTCTACTTCATCGCGCTCGACCTGATGCTGAAGCCCGCAGACGACCTTCCCGAAGGCGCCACCGGCGAAGAGTGGGAGGTTCACGGCGGCGGGTTCTACAACACGGTCAAATACAACGTCGCACCCGCTCGCCTGCCCGAACATTTGACATGGCACAAATGGCAAAGTTACTGGACGTGGCTGTCCGGTGCTGCCCTGCTGATGCTGGTCTATTGGGGCGGGGCGGAGATGTTCCTGATCGACTACGACAAGATCGAGCTGAGCGCGTTTCAGGCTATCCTGATCTCGGGCGGATCCTTGGCGATCGGCTGGGTGCTGTACGATTTCCTGTGCAAAAGCCCGCTAGGGGACCGCCCGACGCTCCTGATGCTGTTGTTGTTCGTGATCCTCGTGGTCATGGCCTGGGGCTACAACCAGGTGTTCACCGGGCGCGCCGCGCTTCTGCATCTGGGGGCCTTCACCGCCACGATCATGACGGCGAATGTGTTCTTCATCATCATGCCGAACCAACGGATCGTCGTGAAAGACCTCAAAGAGGGGCGCGTGCCGGATGCGAAATATGGAAAGATCGCCAAGCTGCGCTCGACCCACAACAATTACCTGACGCTGCCCGTCATCTTCCTGATGCTGTCGAACCATTACCCGCTGTCGTTCGCCACCGATTATTCCTGGATCATTGCGTCCCTCGTGTTCCTGCTGGGGGTGCTGATCCGGCACTATTTCAACTCGATGCATTCGGGCAAAGGCCGGCCCCACTGGACCTGGGGCGCAAGTGCCGTGATCTTCGTCATCATCATGTGGCTGTCCTCCGCCCCGATGTTCCGCGATTACGATTGGCAGGCAGAGGTCGTGGTGCCCGACGCGCTGGAATACGTCACCGCGTCCGCCGATTTCGACGATGTCCGCAATACCGTGCTCGGCCGTTGCTCCATGTGCCACAACGCGGAGCCCGTGTGGCCCGGCGTGAATTGGCCCCCGCGCGACGTGCGCCTGGACGACGACGCCCAGATCGCGCTCAACGCGCGGTCCATCTACCTCCATTCCGGCCTCAGCAACGCGATGCCGCCCGGTAATATCACCGGAATGACGGACGAGGAACGGATCCAGATCATCCGCTGGTATCGCGGCCTGAACCGGGACATCGCGGCAGCGGATTGA
- a CDS encoding LacI family DNA-binding transcriptional regulator, whose amino-acid sequence MTLRDVADAAGVSEMTVSRVLRNRGDVSDRTRERVFEAARTLGYVPNKIAGALASNRVNLVGVVIPSLSNMVFPDVLHGIGAVLDGTELQPVIGTSQYDADKEEKVIYEMLSWRPSGLIVAGLEHTEPARAMMRNAGVPVVEVMDVDGDPVAAAVGISHEAAGRAMAAEIVARGYRRIGYLGSSSIADARAQKRYRGFRAGLAEAGLELADEIFYDGASGFGTGRGMTQALMDRTPGLDFLYYNTDMNAAGGLLYCLDKGLSIPGDIGMAGFNSFEVLDGLPMRIATMDSQREAIGRRAAELMVANELTTEVVRLEPEFLPGDTVRAR is encoded by the coding sequence ATGACCCTGCGTGACGTGGCCGATGCAGCGGGCGTCAGTGAAATGACCGTCAGCCGGGTCCTGCGCAACCGGGGCGACGTGTCGGACCGCACTCGCGAGCGGGTGTTCGAGGCGGCGCGCACGCTGGGCTACGTTCCCAACAAGATTGCGGGCGCCCTGGCGTCGAACCGGGTGAACCTGGTGGGCGTCGTGATCCCGTCCCTGTCCAACATGGTGTTTCCCGACGTGCTCCACGGCATTGGCGCGGTGCTTGACGGTACGGAGTTGCAGCCAGTGATCGGCACCTCCCAATACGATGCCGACAAGGAGGAGAAGGTGATCTACGAGATGCTCTCGTGGCGCCCCTCCGGCCTGATCGTGGCGGGGCTGGAGCATACGGAACCGGCGCGGGCGATGATGCGCAATGCCGGTGTGCCGGTAGTCGAGGTCATGGACGTGGACGGCGATCCGGTCGCCGCTGCCGTGGGGATCAGCCACGAGGCCGCCGGGCGCGCCATGGCCGCCGAAATCGTCGCACGGGGCTATCGGCGGATCGGCTACCTCGGCTCAAGCTCCATCGCCGATGCGCGCGCCCAGAAACGCTATCGCGGCTTCCGCGCCGGTCTGGCGGAGGCGGGCTTGGAGCTTGCCGATGAGATCTTCTATGACGGCGCGTCGGGCTTCGGCACCGGACGTGGCATGACGCAGGCCCTGATGGATCGCACGCCCGGCTTGGATTTCCTCTACTACAACACCGACATGAATGCAGCGGGCGGGTTGCTTTATTGCCTCGACAAGGGCCTTTCGATCCCCGGCGACATCGGAATGGCCGGGTTCAATTCCTTCGAGGTGCTGGACGGCCTGCCGATGCGCATCGCGACCATGGACAGCCAGCGCGAAGCCATCGGTCGCCGCGCGGCAGAGCTGATGGTGGCCAACGAATTGACCACCGAGGTTGTACGGCTGGAGCCGGAATTTCTGCCCGGTGACACGGTGCGGGCGCGATAG
- a CDS encoding L-serine ammonia-lyase yields MFLSIFDIFKIGVGPSSSHTMGPMTAAARFLQDLRNGREKEPGAGELGGLGASLHGSLAFTGKGHATDRAVILGFAGFEPATLDPDKAEALEAEIRATGTVTPPDLPPLRFAPDKDLVFDYDTTLPGHANGMILRAFDTAGNLYLEETYYSIGGGFVMTARELDGQGEGPDALHAEKAQAGFPHPFGSAQEMLALGRASGKSIAQMKWENEAALAPRAEVRARVDAIWSAMDDCIDRGLRMDGELPGGLAVKRRAKNIHDQLKAEAGTNQAQPHVANDWLSVYAMAVNEENAAGGRVVTSPTNGAAGVVPAVLRYYRDHCIGATEDGRRDFLMTAAAIGGLIKHNASISGAEVGCQGEVGSASAMAAAGLCAALGGTNEQVENAAEIALEHHLGMTCDPVGGLVQVPCIERNGLGAIKAVSAASLALRGDGTHFMPLDNCIEAMRQTGIDMSKKYKETSQGGLAVNLPEC; encoded by the coding sequence ATGTTCCTGAGTATCTTCGACATCTTCAAGATCGGCGTCGGCCCATCCTCGTCCCACACGATGGGGCCGATGACCGCGGCTGCGCGGTTCTTGCAGGATCTGCGTAACGGACGAGAGAAGGAGCCGGGGGCCGGTGAACTTGGTGGGCTCGGTGCCTCCCTCCACGGATCGCTGGCCTTCACCGGCAAAGGTCATGCGACGGACCGCGCGGTCATCCTGGGCTTCGCGGGGTTCGAACCCGCCACGTTGGACCCCGACAAGGCCGAGGCGCTGGAGGCCGAAATCCGCGCCACCGGCACCGTCACTCCGCCAGATCTGCCGCCCCTGCGCTTCGCTCCGGACAAGGACCTTGTCTTCGATTACGACACGACGCTGCCCGGACACGCGAACGGCATGATCCTGCGCGCCTTCGACACGGCCGGAAACCTCTACCTGGAGGAAACATACTACTCCATCGGCGGGGGCTTCGTGATGACCGCGCGGGAATTGGACGGCCAGGGGGAAGGCCCCGATGCCCTTCATGCGGAAAAGGCGCAAGCCGGGTTCCCGCATCCCTTCGGCTCTGCACAGGAGATGCTGGCGCTCGGGCGTGCCTCGGGCAAGAGCATCGCGCAGATGAAGTGGGAAAACGAGGCGGCACTGGCCCCGCGCGCGGAGGTCCGGGCGCGCGTGGACGCGATCTGGTCCGCGATGGACGATTGCATCGACCGGGGCCTGCGGATGGATGGCGAATTGCCCGGCGGTCTGGCCGTGAAGCGCAGGGCCAAGAACATCCATGACCAGTTGAAAGCCGAGGCGGGCACGAACCAGGCGCAACCCCATGTCGCGAATGATTGGTTGAGCGTCTACGCCATGGCCGTGAACGAGGAGAACGCGGCGGGGGGCCGGGTTGTAACCTCCCCCACCAACGGCGCGGCGGGCGTGGTACCGGCGGTCCTGCGCTATTACCGCGACCACTGCATCGGCGCGACGGAGGACGGGCGGCGCGACTTCCTGATGACCGCCGCCGCGATTGGCGGGCTTATCAAACACAATGCCTCCATCTCCGGCGCGGAAGTCGGATGCCAGGGGGAGGTCGGGAGCGCGTCAGCCATGGCCGCCGCGGGTTTGTGCGCGGCATTGGGCGGCACCAATGAGCAGGTGGAGAATGCCGCCGAGATCGCGCTGGAGCATCACCTTGGCATGACCTGCGACCCGGTAGGTGGGTTGGTGCAAGTGCCGTGCATCGAGCGCAACGGCTTGGGCGCGATCAAGGCGGTGTCCGCCGCATCGCTCGCCCTGCGCGGGGACGGCACCCATTTCATGCCGCTCGACAATTGCATCGAAGCGATGCGCCAGACCGGCATCGACATGAGCAAGAAATACAAGGAAACGAGCCAGGGCGGGTTGGCGGTGAATTTGCCGGAATGTTGA
- a CDS encoding GntR family transcriptional regulator — translation MASAVQSKKEEVAQHLRAAILTLELHPGADLDEPDLCARFDLSRTPLRDVFRDLAGEGYLSLRPNRGARVADLSHTTLRAFFQAAPMIYGAVLQLAALSATSQQIEALEAAQARFKAALSNGSVAARTLANARFHAITGEMAANPYLLPSFQRLLIDHARIGMTFYRPQTSEDSDRLATASTQHDAIIAAIRARDGALAGRLALDHWDLSRNQIARFVMPGGLDVALGSLPESEPA, via the coding sequence TTGGCGAGTGCCGTGCAAAGCAAGAAGGAAGAGGTCGCGCAGCACCTGCGCGCCGCGATCCTGACATTGGAACTCCATCCCGGTGCCGATCTTGATGAACCCGACCTGTGCGCCCGCTTTGATCTGTCCCGCACCCCGCTGCGGGACGTGTTTCGCGATCTGGCGGGCGAGGGCTATCTGTCTTTGCGCCCCAACAGGGGCGCGCGGGTGGCGGACCTGTCCCATACCACGCTGCGCGCATTCTTTCAGGCGGCCCCGATGATCTACGGCGCGGTTCTGCAATTGGCCGCGCTGTCCGCGACATCGCAACAGATCGAGGCATTGGAAGCCGCCCAGGCACGCTTCAAAGCGGCGCTGTCGAATGGATCGGTCGCGGCCCGCACCCTCGCCAATGCGCGCTTTCACGCAATCACCGGAGAGATGGCCGCCAATCCCTACCTTTTGCCGTCATTCCAACGGCTTCTGATCGATCATGCACGGATCGGCATGACCTTCTATCGACCCCAAACCAGCGAAGATTCCGACCGCCTCGCGACAGCCAGTACCCAGCATGACGCGATCATCGCGGCGATCCGGGCGCGCGATGGAGCCCTGGCGGGCCGCCTCGCGCTCGATCACTGGGACCTTTCGCGCAACCAGATCGCGCGCTTCGTGATGCCCGGCGGCCTCGACGTCGCGCTTGGCTCCCTTCCAGAAAGTGAACCCGCATGA
- a CDS encoding dihydrodipicolinate synthase family protein — protein MTPLFQFDGIYTPVVTPFLADGGVNRDALANVIEYLIGAGVHGLISGGSTGENYAQTLAERVEIARFTHDCVKGRVPLVMGTGAMLTADSIALAEAGKVIGADAILVASPPYAVPTDRENALNALAIDAAAGLPVMLYNYPHRTGTMMGEEFLTRVAGNRNFCGIKESSGDINRLHLLATEYPHFQLGCGMDDQALEFFAWGAPFWVCGGSNFLPDEHVALYNACVVQADFAKGRRIMSAMMPLMRVLEQGGKFIQTIKYGVTLNGIPVEDVRTPLEGLAAEDKQALEQVIADLKRAVAGIVAEG, from the coding sequence ATGACCCCCCTGTTCCAATTCGACGGGATTTACACACCCGTTGTCACCCCGTTCCTTGCCGACGGCGGCGTCAATCGCGACGCCCTGGCCAATGTGATCGAATACCTGATCGGCGCGGGTGTGCATGGCCTGATTTCCGGCGGTTCGACGGGGGAGAATTATGCCCAAACCCTGGCCGAGCGGGTGGAGATCGCACGCTTCACCCATGACTGCGTCAAGGGCCGCGTTCCGCTGGTCATGGGCACCGGCGCGATGCTGACCGCTGACTCCATCGCCTTGGCGGAGGCGGGCAAGGTCATCGGGGCTGATGCGATCCTCGTGGCGTCGCCGCCCTATGCCGTGCCGACCGACCGGGAAAATGCCCTCAACGCCCTGGCCATCGACGCGGCGGCGGGTCTTCCGGTGATGCTTTACAATTACCCGCACCGCACCGGCACGATGATGGGGGAGGAATTCCTCACCCGTGTCGCTGGCAACCGGAATTTCTGCGGGATCAAGGAAAGCTCCGGCGACATCAACCGTCTGCATCTGCTGGCGACGGAGTATCCGCATTTCCAACTGGGCTGCGGGATGGATGACCAGGCGCTGGAGTTCTTCGCCTGGGGCGCGCCGTTCTGGGTCTGCGGCGGCTCCAACTTCCTGCCCGATGAACATGTCGCGCTTTACAACGCGTGCGTCGTGCAAGCCGATTTCGCCAAGGGCCGTCGCATCATGTCGGCGATGATGCCGCTCATGCGGGTGTTGGAGCAGGGCGGCAAGTTCATCCAGACGATCAAGTACGGCGTGACCCTGAACGGCATTCCCGTGGAAGACGTGCGCACGCCGCTGGAGGGACTGGCAGCAGAGGATAAGCAGGCGCTGGAACAGGTGATAGCTGACCTGAAACGCGCCGTCGCGGGCATTGTGGCCGAGGGCTGA
- a CDS encoding FAD-binding oxidoreductase, which translates to MTRYVARRLPRLAGPAAWNEILGPAPAYPPLEGDITAEFVVVGAGFAGLSAAQRLTQLRPNARIVLLEATRIAEGAAGRNSGFMIDLPHDLTSADYKGAGDDAARIALNRQAIAFARDAVAEYGIKPDYFDEAGKVNGAASPAAEAHNQSYAAHLAGLGETFEHLDAKAMQDLTGSAHYHSGLFTPGTVMLQPAGYIRGLAAGLAQYVQVHERSPVISLKRQGSGWQVQVPAGTISAPRVILAVNGHLESFGFAKNRLMHVFLYASMSSVLPDGAIGGAARWGITPSDPMGTTLRRIDTGQGGNRIVTRTVATLRSDMKITTKDIARATAVQRKKFDARFPGFAGLMPEYEWAGGLCLSRNGVSVTGEIDAGLFAACVQNGLGTVRGTMTGIAAAEMACGESTAFTRHCAAEDAPTRLPPAPIRDIGGNAVIRYREWKARAE; encoded by the coding sequence TTGACCCGGTACGTGGCGCGCAGATTGCCGCGGCTTGCAGGACCGGCGGCCTGGAACGAGATCCTGGGCCCCGCCCCCGCCTACCCGCCGCTGGAGGGCGACATCACCGCCGAATTCGTCGTCGTGGGGGCCGGGTTCGCGGGTCTATCCGCCGCGCAACGCCTGACCCAATTGCGCCCGAACGCCCGGATCGTCCTTCTGGAGGCCACCCGGATTGCGGAGGGCGCGGCGGGGCGCAATTCGGGTTTCATGATTGACCTGCCCCACGACCTGACCAGTGCCGATTACAAGGGCGCGGGCGACGATGCAGCCCGGATCGCGCTCAACCGACAGGCCATCGCCTTCGCGCGGGACGCCGTGGCGGAATACGGGATCAAGCCGGATTACTTTGATGAGGCGGGAAAGGTGAACGGCGCGGCCAGCCCGGCGGCGGAGGCCCATAATCAAAGCTACGCCGCGCATCTTGCGGGCTTGGGGGAAACCTTCGAACATCTAGACGCAAAAGCGATGCAGGACCTGACCGGCAGCGCCCATTACCATTCCGGCCTCTTCACGCCCGGCACGGTGATGCTGCAACCGGCGGGCTACATCCGTGGCCTTGCCGCCGGGTTGGCGCAATACGTGCAGGTCCATGAGCGGAGCCCCGTGATCTCCCTCAAGCGGCAGGGGAGTGGGTGGCAGGTACAGGTACCGGCGGGCACGATCTCCGCGCCGCGCGTCATTCTCGCCGTGAACGGGCACCTGGAAAGCTTCGGTTTCGCCAAGAACCGACTAATGCATGTGTTCCTCTATGCTTCGATGAGTTCCGTGCTTCCCGACGGCGCGATCGGTGGGGCTGCTCGGTGGGGTATCACGCCCTCCGATCCCATGGGCACCACGCTTCGCCGGATCGACACGGGGCAGGGCGGCAACCGGATCGTCACCCGAACCGTGGCCACGCTGCGCTCCGACATGAAGATCACCACCAAGGACATCGCGCGCGCCACGGCGGTGCAGCGGAAAAAATTCGATGCGCGGTTTCCGGGCTTCGCCGGTCTGATGCCGGAATACGAATGGGCGGGCGGGCTCTGCCTGTCGCGCAACGGCGTCTCGGTGACCGGGGAAATCGACGCGGGCCTCTTCGCCGCCTGTGTGCAGAACGGCCTCGGCACCGTGCGCGGCACGATGACCGGCATTGCCGCCGCCGAAATGGCCTGTGGTGAAAGCACCGCTTTCACCCGCCATTGCGCCGCCGAGGACGCGCCGACCAGGTTGCCACCGGCACCGATCCGCGACATCGGCGGCAACGCGGTCATCCGCTACAGGGAATGGAAGGCGCGGGCCGAATAG